A region from the Nasonia vitripennis strain AsymCx chromosome 3 unlocalized genomic scaffold, Nvit_psr_1.1 chr3_random0012, whole genome shotgun sequence genome encodes:
- the LOC116416888 gene encoding uncharacterized protein LOC116416888 isoform X2: protein MTVRDVMTLVMAHSLRFKLSDIERDSLIDMLKLSAGPDANDLNISKYRFKQAFDPPDNKIMFHYYCTSCKKAIINSSTHDKITKKVVVCSNCLDKINISLTSKNYFITIDFKFQLNMLFRNKEIKTEFFKFEESISKRPAENVIRDVHDGELYKNINNNGTKYFTYNVGSDGAQCTKTGKQ from the coding sequence ATGACAGTGCGAGATGTTATGACGCTAGTTATGGCGCACTCCTTAAGATTTAAATTATCGGATATTGAAAGAGATAGCTTAATAGATATGCTGAAATTATCAGCTGGACCCGATGCAAACGATCTTAACATATCGAAGTACAGGTTCAAACAAGCTTTTGATCCTCCAGATAACAAAATAATGTTCCATTATTATTGTACTTCGTGTAAAAAGGCAATTATCAACTCAAGTACGCATGACAAAATAACAAAGAAAGTAGTTGTTTGTTCGAATTGCTTGGATAAAATTAACATCAGTTTAAcatctaaaaattattttataacaatAGACTTCAAATTTCAGCTGAATATGTTATTTCGCAATAAGGAAATAAAAACAGAATTTTTTAAGTTTGAGGAATCAATATCGAAAAGACCTGCTGAAAATGTAATCAGAGATGTTCATGATGGTGAActgtacaaaaatattaacaataatggaacaaaatatttcacctACAATGTTGGTTCTGATGGAGCACAATGTACTAAAACTGGTAAGCAATAA
- the LOC116416888 gene encoding uncharacterized protein LOC116416888 isoform X1, with amino-acid sequence MFHTNEDRLVNQPLRSRESHAEDLQSVILSNNSSARGVKGDISLSATPYIDMVWSFSYDYLHGTLAGVDNQLYKQYTKAESKFKISSFDKNRIKQRIISIKPTHDIHRLPEFERSNWHAVDVKHWILCYALPCLSEILDEEALLHYSLLVNSLFTLLKTEITAEELSTCEHDLKKFVVLYEYYFHETSMTFNVHSVLHIVESVKKNGPLWANSTFPFENNIHQLRQLINGPNGMDKQMSRKHLERLHFKTGNVDYSTDKISNYCSNLFDNKRLSTFFTYGDQNAVVFVGKYYYKNINGTSARVYKKCIYKHKVFHSINYTRAQRTNDSTIKLSDSDFRQIISILCIDKKCYFQLSRIDVYDENPFYVNHIKKIRSENFEQYRIIPITDCKCKLNLLNVRNTRYLCELPNDFEIQ; translated from the coding sequence ATGTTTCATACTAACGAGGATCGTTTGGTCAATCAGCCATTACGAAGTAGAGAAAGCCATGCAGAAGATTTACAAAGCGTAATCTTATCAAATAACTCTTCTGCAAGAGGAGTGAAAGGTGATATATCGCTATCCGCAACTCCATATATCGATATGGTGTGGTCTTTTAGTTATGATTATTTACATGGCACTTTAGCTGGAGTAGACAACCAGTTGTATAAACAGTATACAAAAGCAGAATCTAAATTTAAGATATCAAGTTTTGacaaaaatagaataaaacaaagaataatatcaataaaacCAACTCACGATATACATAGACTTCCAGAGTTCGAGCGAAGTAATTGGCATGCTGTTGACGTTAAGCATTGGATTCTATGTTACGCATTACCATGTTTATCTGAAATTCTTGACGAGGAAGCATTGCTACATTATTCTTTACTTGTAAACAGcttatttacattattaaaGACGGAAATTACAGCAGAAGAATTATCTACATGTGAacacgatttaaaaaaattcgtaGTATTGtatgaatattattttcatgaaaCGAGCATGACATTTAACGTTCATTCTGTCTTACATATAGTAGAATCCGTTAAGAAGAACGGTCCTCTCTGGGCGAATTCCACATTCCcctttgaaaataatattcatcAGTTGAGACAATTAATTAATGGTCCTAATGGAATGGACAAACAGATGTCGAGAAAGCATTTAGAAAGATTACACTTTAAAACGGGTAATGTTGATTACTCGACCGATAAGATATCAAATTATTGCTCAAatttatttgataataaaaggttatctACGTTTTTCACTTACGGAGATCAAAATGCAGTAGTATTTGTaggtaaatattattataaaaatattaatggaaCGTCAGCTCGAGTgtacaaaaaatgtatatacaaacatAAAGTATTTCACAGTATAAACTATACACGTGCGCAGCGGACTAATGATTCTACAATAAAATTGTCTGATTCAGATTTCCGACAAATCATAAGTATTTTGTGCATCGATAAGAAATGTTATTTTCAACTTTCACGAATTGATGTATATGATGAAAATCCATTTTACGTaaatcatattaaaaaaattcgatCAGAAAATTTTGAACAATACCGAATAATTCCTATTACTGATTGTAAGTGTAAATTAAATCTGTTAAACGTGCGTAATACGAGATATTTGTGTGAATTGCCTAATGACTTTGAAATACAATAG